The proteins below are encoded in one region of Geomonas ferrireducens:
- a CDS encoding acyl-CoA thioesterase gives MTDSFRYYMRVRYYECDAQKVVYNANYGNYVSVATTEFLRALPGRDLLHGDLDYKVVKQEMKWHAPARYDEVLEVSVSVKQLGRSSVTITTDFRIAGTDAVIASAETVRVVVDAATMEKKGIPHDVREVLKAGAPDVVVDHAGYLSMDDIVFS, from the coding sequence ATGACTGATAGTTTCCGTTACTACATGAGGGTGCGCTACTACGAATGCGATGCGCAGAAGGTCGTGTACAACGCCAACTACGGAAACTACGTCAGCGTCGCCACCACCGAGTTCCTGCGGGCCCTGCCAGGCCGGGACCTCTTGCACGGCGATCTCGACTATAAGGTGGTGAAGCAGGAGATGAAGTGGCACGCTCCGGCCAGGTACGATGAGGTTTTGGAGGTGTCGGTCTCGGTAAAGCAGCTGGGGCGCAGCTCGGTCACCATCACCACCGACTTCCGCATCGCGGGCACCGACGCGGTGATCGCTTCGGCGGAGACGGTTCGAGTCGTGGTGGATGCCGCGACCATGGAGAAAAAGGGGATCCCGCACGACGTGCGCGAAGTGCTGAAAGCGGGAGCGCCTGATGTGGTAGTCGATCACGCAGGCTACCTTTCGATGGATGACATAGTCTTTTCGTAA
- the oah gene encoding 6-oxocyclohex-1-ene-1-carbonyl-CoA hydratase has protein sequence MATTDEIIKTTAPSHLIDHNLIDREVESLCDGMVKYEKRPAKRRDGSVVDGLYNAWIIFNNPKQFNSYTTDMVKATILAFRRASVDRQVNAVVFTGVGEKAFCTGGNTKEYAEYYAGNPQEYRQYMRLFNDMVSAILGCDKPVICRVNGMRIGGGQEIGMACDFSVAHDLANFGQAGPKHGSAAIGGATDFLPVMIGCEQAMVSGTLCEPFSAHKAARLGIIADAVPALKIDGKFVANPTVVTDRFIDEYGRVVHGEFRTGSQFKEGQALIKEGEIDLSLLDQKVEELCAKLLDTFPECMTKSLEELRKPKLNAWNQNKENSRAWLALNMMNEARTGFRAFNEGTKETGREIDFVKLRQGLAVGTPWTEQLVDSLMPQAAK, from the coding sequence GTGGCAACTACAGACGAAATCATAAAGACGACCGCACCGTCCCATCTCATCGACCACAACCTGATCGACCGCGAGGTGGAGAGCCTGTGCGACGGGATGGTCAAGTACGAGAAGCGCCCTGCCAAACGCCGCGACGGCAGCGTGGTGGACGGCCTGTACAACGCCTGGATCATCTTCAACAACCCCAAGCAGTTCAACTCCTACACCACGGACATGGTCAAGGCCACCATCCTCGCCTTCCGTCGCGCCTCGGTCGACCGCCAGGTGAACGCGGTGGTCTTCACCGGGGTTGGCGAGAAGGCCTTCTGCACCGGCGGCAACACCAAGGAATACGCTGAGTACTACGCCGGTAACCCGCAGGAATACCGCCAGTACATGCGCCTTTTCAACGACATGGTCTCCGCGATTCTCGGCTGCGACAAGCCGGTCATCTGCCGCGTGAACGGCATGAGGATCGGCGGCGGCCAGGAGATCGGCATGGCCTGTGACTTCTCCGTCGCCCACGACCTCGCCAACTTCGGCCAGGCGGGCCCGAAACACGGCTCGGCAGCCATCGGCGGCGCCACCGACTTCCTCCCGGTCATGATCGGCTGCGAGCAGGCGATGGTCTCCGGCACCCTGTGCGAGCCGTTCTCGGCGCACAAGGCCGCGCGCCTCGGCATTATCGCCGACGCGGTTCCGGCGCTGAAGATCGACGGCAAGTTCGTCGCGAACCCGACCGTGGTCACCGACCGCTTCATCGACGAGTACGGCCGCGTCGTGCACGGCGAGTTCAGGACCGGTTCCCAGTTCAAGGAAGGGCAGGCGCTGATCAAGGAAGGCGAGATCGACCTCTCGCTTCTCGACCAGAAGGTCGAGGAACTCTGCGCGAAACTCCTCGACACCTTCCCCGAGTGCATGACCAAGAGCCTCGAGGAGCTGAGAAAGCCGAAGCTGAACGCCTGGAACCAGAACAAGGAAAACTCCAGGGCATGGCTTGCCCTCAACATGATGAACGAGGCGAGGACCGGCTTCAGGGCCTTCAACGAGGGGACCAAGGAGACCGGCCGCGAGATCGATTTCGTGAAGCTGCGCCAGGGGCTCGCCGTCGGCACCCCGTGGACCGAGCAGCTGGTGGACAGTCTCATGCCGCAGGCGGCCAAGTAG
- a CDS encoding aldehyde ferredoxin oxidoreductase family protein, translated as MRYAETGYVLEVDLTKGNIERVATDPRDTELYLGGLGTNAKMLWDRVPADVDPFSPDNLLIFAAGLLCGTPATGCNRTIVSTISPQTKLMAFSMMGGFWAPELKYAGYDKVVLRGKSKDLVYLYINNDKVEIRDASHLKGKGAIETAEIIKKELNEPRAQVAAIGLAGENRVFYASIEQGRSSASRGGIGAVMGDKGVKAVVVRGTKDVVVAKPQEYMDLCSEVLDYIKHREDNPIPDVMPILAGLGSPQEMKVHDEKWHTENFNWGNARTRRKDFWTEEVDKSWGETMEKARTRLISCYNCPMKCGATISMEGLPTYMMKCFTKLTYTMAAYSDLDFGLRIAQKATEYGLDGFSAPQVMAFALELLEKGILKDSDFPGMPEDNEGRFFYLLDKIVNREGIGNVLANGTYWAAQEIGNGAEDFAHNNIKKHEQLPLKLSMLNPIYYLMYCTGEKINITQIEGQFPQAPYPTMEQREAFVKDWVQVPDDKFKDIFLQWEPRGEKSMPHFPTVDMCCDIVDWQEMMHYIDDALGQCAGLSSFPLKPPYHIHNYPKFISAGAGIEMDEEKLKKAAKRYRTLVRANNIRRGMRRADEQPPANHWKNRFPELEKDLLDSYYKLKGWNEDGIPTKETLEELGLGYVAAEFERTGVYGGAQAAQAPRQQETLNVGGVQP; from the coding sequence ATGAGGTATGCAGAGACAGGATATGTGCTGGAAGTCGATCTGACCAAGGGGAACATCGAACGGGTGGCGACCGACCCGAGGGATACCGAGCTCTACCTCGGCGGCCTCGGCACCAACGCCAAGATGCTGTGGGACAGGGTCCCCGCCGATGTCGATCCCTTTTCGCCGGACAACCTTTTGATCTTCGCCGCCGGGCTTCTGTGCGGAACGCCCGCCACCGGTTGCAACCGCACCATCGTCTCGACGATCTCTCCGCAGACGAAGCTGATGGCCTTCTCCATGATGGGGGGCTTCTGGGCGCCGGAGCTCAAGTACGCGGGATACGACAAGGTGGTCTTGCGCGGCAAGTCCAAAGACCTCGTCTATCTCTACATCAACAACGACAAGGTCGAGATCCGTGACGCCTCCCACCTGAAGGGGAAGGGGGCGATCGAGACCGCCGAGATCATCAAGAAGGAGCTGAACGAGCCGCGCGCCCAGGTGGCGGCCATCGGCCTCGCCGGTGAGAACCGGGTCTTCTACGCCTCCATCGAGCAGGGCAGATCCTCCGCCTCGCGCGGCGGCATCGGCGCCGTGATGGGTGACAAGGGTGTGAAGGCGGTGGTCGTGCGCGGCACGAAGGACGTCGTCGTCGCGAAGCCCCAGGAGTACATGGATCTTTGCAGCGAGGTGCTCGACTACATCAAGCACCGCGAGGATAACCCGATCCCCGACGTGATGCCGATCCTGGCCGGGCTTGGCAGCCCGCAGGAGATGAAGGTGCACGACGAGAAGTGGCACACCGAGAACTTCAACTGGGGCAACGCTCGCACCCGCCGCAAGGACTTCTGGACCGAGGAGGTCGACAAGTCCTGGGGCGAGACCATGGAGAAGGCGAGGACGAGGCTCATCAGCTGTTACAACTGTCCCATGAAGTGCGGCGCCACCATCTCGATGGAGGGGCTCCCGACCTACATGATGAAGTGCTTCACCAAGCTCACCTACACCATGGCCGCCTACTCCGACCTCGATTTCGGCCTCAGGATCGCGCAGAAGGCGACCGAGTACGGCCTGGACGGCTTCTCCGCCCCGCAGGTCATGGCCTTCGCCCTCGAACTCCTTGAGAAGGGGATCCTGAAGGACTCCGACTTCCCCGGGATGCCGGAGGACAACGAGGGGAGGTTCTTCTACCTCCTCGACAAGATCGTGAACCGCGAGGGGATCGGCAATGTTCTCGCCAACGGCACCTACTGGGCCGCGCAAGAGATCGGCAACGGCGCCGAGGATTTCGCCCACAACAACATCAAGAAGCACGAGCAGCTTCCCTTGAAGCTCTCCATGCTGAACCCCATCTACTACCTCATGTACTGCACCGGGGAGAAGATCAACATCACCCAGATCGAGGGGCAGTTCCCGCAGGCGCCGTATCCCACCATGGAGCAGCGCGAGGCCTTCGTGAAGGACTGGGTCCAGGTGCCGGACGACAAGTTCAAGGACATCTTCCTTCAGTGGGAGCCGCGCGGCGAGAAGTCGATGCCGCACTTCCCGACCGTGGACATGTGCTGCGACATCGTCGACTGGCAGGAGATGATGCACTACATAGACGACGCGCTCGGCCAGTGCGCGGGTCTCTCCTCCTTCCCGCTCAAACCGCCGTACCACATCCATAACTACCCGAAATTCATCTCGGCCGGTGCGGGCATCGAGATGGACGAGGAGAAGCTCAAGAAGGCGGCCAAGCGCTACCGCACCCTGGTCCGCGCCAACAACATCCGCCGCGGCATGAGAAGGGCGGACGAGCAGCCGCCGGCGAATCACTGGAAGAACAGGTTCCCCGAGCTGGAGAAGGATCTCCTCGACTCGTACTACAAGCTGAAGGGGTGGAACGAGGACGGCATCCCGACCAAGGAGACCCTCGAGGAACTGGGGCTTGGCTACGTCGCCGCCGAGTTCGAAAGGACCGGCGTGTACGGCGGCGCACAGGCAGCCCAGGCGCCGCGTCAGCAGGAGACACTTAACGTCGGGGGGGTACAGCCGTGA
- a CDS encoding 4Fe-4S dicluster domain-containing protein, giving the protein MSTETKKRTIKTINIDADKCNGCRACEVICSSFHAAPQYSSNNPARSRVRVVRDPLRDIYIPLYAGDYTESECMGRDKFIIDGKEYDECGFCRTSCPSRDLFREPDSGLPLKCDLCDGEPEPLCVKWCLVGALSVTEREIEEPSEETKQGELEIGLESLVRRFGQEKLLDTVAQITKGR; this is encoded by the coding sequence GTGAGCACCGAGACCAAAAAGAGAACGATAAAAACCATCAACATCGATGCGGACAAGTGCAACGGCTGCCGGGCCTGCGAGGTGATCTGCTCCTCCTTCCACGCGGCCCCGCAGTACAGCAGCAACAACCCGGCCCGCTCCAGGGTGCGCGTGGTGCGCGATCCGCTTCGCGACATCTACATCCCGCTCTACGCCGGTGACTACACCGAAAGCGAGTGCATGGGGCGCGACAAGTTCATCATCGACGGCAAGGAGTACGACGAGTGCGGCTTCTGCCGGACCTCTTGCCCCTCGCGCGATCTCTTCAGGGAACCGGATTCCGGGCTCCCCCTGAAGTGCGACCTCTGCGACGGCGAGCCCGAACCGCTCTGCGTCAAGTGGTGCCTGGTCGGCGCGCTCTCCGTGACGGAGCGGGAAATCGAGGAGCCCTCCGAGGAGACGAAGCAGGGCGAGCTGGAGATCGGTCTCGAGTCGCTGGTCAGAAGGTTCGGCCAGGAGAAGCTCCTCGACACGGTCGCCCAGATTACCAAAGGACGCTGA
- a CDS encoding (Fe-S)-binding protein, producing the protein METVTPFKEIIDVIKEKGGDSLKYCYQCGLCDSVCPWNRVRQFSMRKVVRQGVFGLTEIEQEEIWRCSTCGTCPSRCPRGVNQIEAGVALRTMGAEYDVYPGHVATIRNVVASLTSEGNSIGGERAKRGEWAKDLPVKPYEEGMEALYFTGCYLSYDPRMRRVAQATATILNKAGVKFGILGDKESCCGESIRKTGNEELFKKLAKDNIRNFIDRGVKKVIVSSPHCYHTFKNEYPEFMVHFEVVFISQFIEELIAAGRLTIKGEFAKKVTYHDPCYLGRHNGVYDEPRNLLKRVPGLQFAEMAENREFSLCCGGGGGRIWMETPKEERFADLRLRQAVDVGAEVLATSCPYCITNFTDSSLDLADDEKLEVKDLTEIIAEVI; encoded by the coding sequence GTGGAAACCGTGACTCCATTCAAAGAGATCATAGATGTCATCAAAGAGAAGGGGGGCGACTCGCTCAAGTACTGCTACCAGTGCGGCCTGTGCGACTCGGTCTGCCCTTGGAACCGGGTGCGGCAGTTCAGCATGCGCAAGGTGGTGCGCCAGGGTGTCTTCGGCCTCACCGAGATCGAGCAGGAAGAGATCTGGCGCTGCAGTACCTGCGGCACCTGCCCCTCCCGCTGCCCTAGAGGGGTGAACCAGATCGAGGCGGGGGTCGCCCTTCGCACCATGGGGGCCGAGTACGACGTCTATCCCGGCCACGTGGCCACCATCAGAAACGTAGTGGCGAGCCTCACCAGCGAGGGTAACTCCATCGGAGGCGAGCGTGCGAAGAGGGGCGAGTGGGCGAAGGATCTCCCGGTGAAGCCGTACGAGGAGGGGATGGAAGCCCTCTACTTCACCGGCTGCTACTTAAGCTACGACCCCCGGATGAGGAGGGTCGCCCAGGCGACCGCCACGATCCTGAACAAGGCGGGGGTGAAGTTCGGAATCCTCGGCGACAAGGAGAGCTGCTGCGGCGAGAGCATCAGAAAGACCGGCAACGAGGAGCTCTTCAAGAAGCTCGCCAAGGACAACATCAGGAACTTCATCGACCGCGGCGTGAAGAAGGTGATCGTCTCCTCGCCGCACTGCTACCACACCTTCAAGAACGAGTACCCGGAGTTCATGGTGCACTTCGAGGTGGTCTTCATCTCCCAGTTCATCGAGGAGCTGATCGCGGCGGGCAGGCTCACCATCAAGGGGGAGTTCGCCAAGAAGGTGACCTATCACGATCCCTGCTACCTCGGGCGCCACAACGGCGTCTACGATGAGCCGAGGAACCTGCTGAAAAGGGTCCCGGGGCTCCAGTTCGCCGAGATGGCCGAAAACCGCGAGTTCTCGCTTTGCTGCGGCGGTGGCGGCGGCCGGATCTGGATGGAGACCCCGAAAGAGGAGCGCTTCGCCGACCTGAGGCTCAGGCAGGCGGTGGACGTGGGAGCCGAGGTGCTCGCCACCTCCTGTCCCTACTGCATCACCAACTTCACCGATTCGAGCCTCGACCTGGCCGACGACGAGAAGTTGGAGGTGAAGGACCTGACGGAGATCATCGCCGAGGTGATTTGA
- a CDS encoding CoB--CoM heterodisulfide reductase iron-sulfur subunit A family protein, translating into MNTAERNIGDVLIVGGGISGIQAALDLANSGFRVFLVDKSPALGGKMSQLDKTFPTNDCSMCIESPKFIECSRNPNIEIITYTEVDRVEGEAGDFKVTLTKKPRYISEEKCTGCNICVDYCPVKIKDPFNQELSDNKAVHIYFSQAVPLVTYVDPETCLYLKEGKCQICVGACKTNAIDLHQKPETFQIEVGAILLSPGYSTFDPKLRGDFGYGRMQNVVTSLDFERILCATGPYEGEVLRPSDKAHPHKIAWIQCVGSRQVTPGGNNYCSAVCCAYSQKQVILAKDHSPSLQATIFHNDVRAYGKDFERFHQRAEKLSDVRFIRSYVTVGREIESTKNVTIRYSTVDQGVKEEEFDMVVLSVGLNPPKDVEALAAKFGIELTDQKFCKNNPYNPIETSKKGIFVSGAFQGPLDIPESVVTASGADALVGQLLSNRRHKLERERVYPVEKDVSQEELKIGVVVCYCGANIGRVVNIPEVIEYAATLPNVSWAGENLFACSTENAKQISDAIVAKGLNRVVLAACTPRTHEPLFRDTCREAGLNQYFFEFANIREHCSWVHSREKENATEKAKEIVRMAVARAAHLAPLQEFQLPVDHTALVVGGGVAGMTASLNMAEQGFEVYLVEKDDDLGGMARRLHYTIEGTEVQPYLADLVKKVYRHPSIHVWTDAVIEDVSGYVGNFTTRVTSQGRVREVKHGVSVLATGAAEYKPTEYLYGENENVLTQLELEERIAAGDEKVKAAQSVVMIQCVGCRQADRNYCSRVCCNQAIKNALKLKSINPEVEVQIIFRDMRTYGLKEVYYREAANQNVKFIRYEPEGKPVVEAEGAGFKVTVPDPVLGQMMELEADLVVLAAAVIPSEASQEAGKLFKVSNNPDGFFQEAHVKLRPVDFSADGVFLCGTAHYPKHLTETISQALGAAGRAVGILSKETVTASGSVCDVDETSCVACGACITACKYGAISFIDTPKGKKAHVEPILCKGDGLCNAKCPTRAIYLKHYTDDAIYAQIDAALPPSRA; encoded by the coding sequence ATGAATACCGCAGAGAGAAATATTGGCGACGTACTCATCGTGGGGGGAGGGATCAGCGGTATTCAGGCCGCGCTCGATCTCGCCAACTCCGGCTTCAGGGTCTTCCTGGTGGACAAGTCCCCGGCGCTCGGGGGCAAGATGTCCCAGTTGGACAAGACCTTCCCGACCAACGACTGTTCCATGTGCATCGAGAGCCCGAAGTTCATCGAGTGCTCGAGAAACCCGAACATCGAGATCATCACCTACACCGAGGTCGACCGCGTCGAAGGCGAGGCGGGCGACTTCAAGGTGACCCTCACCAAGAAGCCTAGGTACATCTCGGAGGAGAAGTGCACCGGGTGCAACATCTGCGTGGACTACTGTCCCGTGAAGATCAAGGACCCGTTCAACCAGGAGCTCTCCGATAACAAGGCGGTGCACATCTACTTCTCGCAGGCGGTGCCGCTGGTCACCTACGTCGACCCGGAGACCTGCCTCTACCTGAAGGAAGGGAAGTGCCAGATCTGCGTCGGCGCCTGCAAGACCAACGCGATCGACCTGCACCAGAAGCCCGAGACCTTCCAGATCGAGGTCGGCGCCATCCTCCTTTCCCCGGGCTACTCGACCTTCGACCCGAAACTCCGGGGAGATTTCGGCTACGGCCGCATGCAGAACGTGGTCACGAGCCTCGACTTCGAGCGCATCCTCTGCGCCACCGGCCCCTACGAGGGTGAGGTGCTGCGCCCCTCGGACAAGGCCCACCCGCATAAGATCGCCTGGATCCAGTGCGTCGGCTCCCGTCAGGTGACCCCGGGCGGCAACAACTACTGCTCGGCCGTCTGCTGCGCCTACTCGCAAAAGCAGGTGATCCTCGCCAAAGACCACAGCCCGAGCCTGCAGGCGACCATCTTCCACAACGACGTCCGCGCTTACGGCAAGGATTTCGAGCGCTTCCACCAGAGGGCCGAAAAGCTCTCGGATGTCCGCTTCATCAGAAGCTACGTCACGGTGGGGAGGGAGATCGAGAGCACCAAGAACGTCACCATCAGGTACTCCACCGTCGACCAGGGGGTCAAGGAGGAGGAGTTCGACATGGTGGTCCTCTCGGTCGGCTTGAACCCGCCCAAGGACGTCGAGGCCCTCGCCGCCAAGTTCGGCATCGAGCTCACCGACCAGAAATTCTGCAAGAACAACCCCTACAACCCGATCGAGACCTCGAAAAAGGGGATCTTCGTCTCCGGCGCCTTCCAGGGACCGCTCGATATCCCGGAATCGGTCGTGACCGCGAGCGGCGCCGATGCCCTCGTGGGGCAGCTTCTCTCCAACCGGCGCCACAAGCTGGAGCGCGAGAGGGTCTACCCGGTCGAGAAGGACGTCTCACAGGAGGAGCTGAAGATCGGGGTCGTCGTCTGCTACTGCGGCGCCAACATCGGCCGCGTCGTCAACATCCCCGAGGTGATCGAGTACGCGGCGACCCTTCCCAACGTCTCCTGGGCGGGTGAGAACCTCTTCGCCTGCTCCACGGAGAACGCGAAGCAGATCTCCGACGCCATCGTAGCCAAGGGCCTGAACCGCGTGGTGCTCGCCGCCTGCACGCCGAGGACGCACGAGCCCCTCTTCAGGGACACCTGCCGCGAGGCGGGACTCAACCAGTACTTTTTCGAATTCGCCAACATCCGCGAGCACTGCTCCTGGGTCCACTCCCGCGAGAAGGAGAACGCGACGGAGAAGGCGAAGGAGATCGTCAGGATGGCGGTGGCCCGCGCGGCACACCTCGCGCCTCTGCAGGAATTCCAGCTCCCGGTCGACCACACCGCGCTAGTGGTAGGGGGCGGGGTCGCGGGGATGACCGCCTCGCTCAACATGGCCGAGCAGGGTTTCGAGGTCTACCTGGTCGAGAAGGACGACGACCTGGGGGGCATGGCCAGACGCCTGCACTACACCATCGAAGGGACCGAGGTGCAGCCTTACCTCGCCGACCTGGTGAAGAAGGTCTACCGGCACCCGTCCATCCACGTCTGGACCGACGCGGTCATCGAGGACGTCTCGGGCTACGTCGGCAACTTCACCACCCGTGTGACCTCCCAGGGGAGGGTGCGCGAGGTGAAGCACGGGGTCTCGGTACTCGCCACCGGCGCCGCCGAGTACAAGCCGACCGAATACCTCTACGGCGAGAACGAGAACGTACTGACCCAGCTTGAGCTCGAAGAGAGGATCGCGGCGGGGGACGAGAAGGTGAAGGCGGCGCAGAGCGTCGTCATGATCCAGTGCGTCGGCTGCCGCCAGGCCGACCGCAACTACTGCAGCCGGGTCTGCTGCAACCAGGCGATCAAGAACGCCCTCAAGCTGAAATCGATCAACCCGGAGGTGGAGGTCCAGATCATCTTCCGCGACATGCGCACCTACGGTCTCAAGGAGGTCTACTACCGCGAGGCGGCGAACCAGAACGTGAAGTTCATCCGCTACGAGCCGGAAGGAAAACCGGTGGTCGAGGCGGAAGGCGCGGGCTTCAAGGTGACCGTCCCCGACCCGGTGCTGGGCCAGATGATGGAGCTCGAGGCGGACCTCGTGGTGCTGGCCGCGGCGGTGATCCCGTCCGAGGCGAGCCAGGAGGCGGGGAAGCTCTTCAAGGTCTCCAACAACCCGGACGGCTTCTTCCAGGAGGCCCACGTGAAGCTGAGACCGGTCGACTTCAGCGCCGACGGCGTCTTCCTCTGCGGCACCGCCCATTATCCGAAGCACCTGACCGAGACCATCAGCCAGGCCCTAGGTGCTGCGGGACGCGCGGTGGGGATCCTCTCCAAGGAGACGGTGACGGCATCCGGTTCGGTCTGCGACGTCGACGAGACGAGCTGCGTAGCCTGCGGCGCCTGCATCACCGCCTGCAAGTACGGCGCGATCAGTTTCATCGACACCCCGAAGGGGAAGAAGGCGCACGTGGAACCGATCCTCTGCAAGGGGGACGGCCTGTGCAACGCCAAGTGCCCGACCCGGGCCATCTACCTGAAGCACTACACCGACGACGCCATCTACGCCCAGATCGACGCGGCGCTGCCGCCGAGCCGGGCCTAG
- a CDS encoding hydrogenase iron-sulfur subunit codes for MTTGIEQKPRVVGFLCTWUAYGAADLAGVSRLQYTTETKIIRVMCTGRVDIGFALRAFQKGADGVFIGGCWPGECHYVTEGNYDVLKNVHIAKKILETLGINPNRLRLEWISASEGMRYAEVMNDFGRQLKELGPLGKGEGIDPSALKIRLEAANKLVPYVKLVERERLRQRFKTEEEYAEFFASDELKRIFEDLVVDKLAVSQMTLLLRDKPLTSAEIAQALSLAPADVSRHLKDSSRKGLVRYDEGEKRYALAL; via the coding sequence ATGACAACCGGAATCGAGCAAAAGCCCAGGGTCGTCGGTTTCCTGTGCACATGGTGAGCATACGGCGCTGCCGACCTGGCTGGAGTTTCCAGACTGCAATATACGACAGAGACGAAGATCATCAGGGTCATGTGTACCGGCCGCGTGGACATCGGGTTCGCGCTGCGGGCCTTCCAGAAGGGTGCGGACGGGGTTTTCATCGGCGGCTGCTGGCCGGGTGAATGCCACTACGTCACCGAGGGTAACTACGACGTGCTGAAGAACGTGCACATCGCGAAGAAGATCCTCGAAACCCTCGGCATCAACCCGAACCGCCTGAGGCTCGAGTGGATCTCGGCCTCGGAGGGGATGCGCTACGCCGAGGTGATGAACGACTTCGGTCGCCAGTTGAAGGAGCTGGGCCCCCTGGGGAAAGGGGAGGGGATCGACCCCAGTGCCCTGAAGATCAGGCTCGAGGCCGCCAACAAGCTGGTCCCCTACGTGAAGCTAGTCGAGCGCGAGCGGCTCAGGCAGCGCTTCAAGACCGAGGAGGAGTACGCGGAGTTCTTCGCGAGCGACGAGCTGAAGCGGATCTTCGAGGACCTGGTGGTCGACAAGCTCGCCGTGAGCCAGATGACCCTGCTTTTGAGAGACAAGCCGCTGACAAGCGCCGAGATCGCGCAGGCCCTGAGTCTGGCGCCCGCGGACGTATCGAGGCACCTGAAGGATTCGTCGCGGAAAGGTTTGGTTAGGTACGACGAGGGGGAGAAGCGCTACGCGCTGGCCCTTTAG
- a CDS encoding complex I 24 kDa subunit family protein: MDISRIDQIIDNHNAEQSSLIQILLDIQAEHHWLPKQALDRVAEKLDVPMNRIQHITTFYKAFSQVPKGRHQIHVCMGTACHVRGAQRVLDTISDATGIKAGETDAELKFSLETVNCLGCCALGPVMVVDGEYHGNVAPAQAADVLKNYE; the protein is encoded by the coding sequence ATGGATATTTCGAGAATCGACCAGATCATTGACAACCACAACGCCGAGCAGAGCTCGCTGATCCAGATCCTCCTGGACATCCAGGCCGAGCACCACTGGCTCCCGAAACAGGCGCTGGACCGGGTGGCCGAGAAGCTGGATGTGCCGATGAACCGTATCCAGCACATCACCACCTTCTACAAGGCGTTCAGCCAGGTACCCAAGGGGCGCCACCAGATCCATGTCTGCATGGGGACGGCCTGCCACGTGCGCGGGGCGCAGAGGGTCCTGGACACCATCTCCGACGCGACCGGCATCAAGGCGGGGGAGACCGACGCGGAACTGAAGTTCAGCCTCGAGACGGTCAACTGTCTCGGGTGCTGCGCCCTCGGGCCGGTCATGGTGGTGGACGGTGAATATCACGGCAACGTGGCGCCCGCCCAGGCGGCGGACGTGCTGAAAAACTACGAGTAA